The proteins below are encoded in one region of Methanosarcina barkeri 3:
- a CDS encoding DUF2551 domain-containing protein, whose amino-acid sequence MIKYLGRDENGIRKVVLNLFLTGDKFTTGEVYDYLDKGNFEVSYRGVSAMVGLMNTRLGILSINVTGDHNVYSLKESYKNIVGSVLENY is encoded by the coding sequence TTGATTAAGTATCTCGGCAGGGATGAAAACGGGATACGCAAGGTTGTGCTCAATCTCTTCCTGACCGGAGACAAGTTCACCACCGGTGAAGTTTACGATTACCTGGATAAAGGAAATTTTGAGGTAAGCTACCGGGGAGTGTCGGCTATGGTCGGGCTTATGAACACAAGGCTTGGAATTCTGAGCATAAATGTTACTGGAGATCACAACGTCTATTCCCTGAAAGAAAGTTATAAAAACATTGTTGGCTCTGTGCTTGAAAACTACTGA
- a CDS encoding Ig-like domain-containing protein, whose translation MQRTLFKTVCIFTLVFFVLSMTGAAACSTSCNKCKTDARNDTFNCKCKSCCYNVLSNDKGCNLKVTSTGCFTTKLGGKVCMQSNGKFCYTKPASCKKSCTDSFKYCIKGKDGKTDCATVTIAVKC comes from the coding sequence ATGCAAAGAACGTTATTCAAGACAGTATGTATTTTCACATTAGTTTTCTTTGTCCTGTCAATGACAGGAGCAGCCGCATGCAGTACATCGTGCAACAAATGCAAAACCGATGCAAGAAACGATACATTTAATTGTAAATGTAAATCTTGTTGCTATAACGTGCTAAGTAATGACAAAGGATGCAACCTTAAAGTTACATCTACAGGATGTTTTACTACAAAACTGGGCGGCAAGGTCTGTATGCAGAGTAACGGTAAATTCTGCTACACAAAGCCAGCAAGTTGCAAAAAATCTTGCACTGACAGTTTTAAATACTGTATAAAAGGTAAGGATGGAAAAACCGATTGCGCAACTGTTACGATTGCAGTCAAATGCTAA
- a CDS encoding adenylate kinase family protein translates to MLIGLTGTPGTGKTSVSKFLESKRHWKVIHLNEVIKEEHLYTEIDEERDAVIADMELVSQYLEEITGGRGNDVIILESHLAHYITDIVIVLRLYPPELKIRLEARGYSEEKIRENVEAEALDVILIEAFEWCKKVFEINTTGKNIEETGQHIEKIIDCILSGSEEELSEYRPGSIDWIDLVP, encoded by the coding sequence ATGTTAATAGGACTCACAGGTACACCGGGGACTGGAAAAACCTCAGTAAGTAAGTTTCTTGAGAGTAAAAGGCACTGGAAAGTAATCCACCTTAATGAAGTGATCAAAGAAGAGCATCTCTACACCGAGATTGATGAGGAAAGGGATGCGGTTATTGCGGATATGGAACTTGTCAGTCAGTATCTTGAAGAGATTACTGGTGGAAGAGGAAATGATGTAATAATTCTTGAGAGTCACCTTGCCCATTATATCACGGATATCGTGATCGTACTCAGGCTGTACCCTCCCGAATTGAAAATAAGGCTGGAAGCACGTGGCTATTCGGAAGAGAAAATAAGAGAAAATGTTGAGGCTGAAGCTCTTGATGTGATCCTTATTGAAGCCTTTGAATGGTGTAAGAAAGTTTTTGAGATAAATACGACAGGGAAAAACATTGAAGAGACAGGACAGCATATAGAAAAAATAATAGATTGTATTTTAAGTGGCAGTGAAGAAGAATTGTCAGAATATAGACCCGGATCAATTGATTGGATTGATCTTGTTCCTTAA
- a CDS encoding ferritin family protein, with the protein MTSTYQSVVDEVKNLNGIEEAIALAIEREIEARDFYLSKAAVMDRPKFKELYEYLANEEVKHLGYLERYRDKNELPVTIAEVPSGQSFTPEFDIGRTKGGEITLGDAGILVAALRHERKSEDFYSEVAKRVDDESLKNFFTMLASFERGHYELIDQFLEEVTRFRMQT; encoded by the coding sequence TTGACAAGTACATATCAAAGTGTAGTAGATGAAGTAAAAAACCTTAACGGAATCGAAGAAGCCATTGCTCTGGCGATCGAGAGGGAAATAGAGGCAAGAGACTTTTACCTGAGTAAAGCCGCTGTAATGGACAGGCCGAAGTTTAAGGAGCTCTATGAGTATCTGGCAAACGAAGAAGTAAAACATCTTGGCTACCTTGAAAGATATCGAGATAAAAATGAGCTACCTGTAACCATTGCGGAAGTACCTAGTGGCCAGTCTTTTACTCCTGAGTTTGATATAGGTCGCACAAAAGGTGGAGAAATTACACTTGGAGACGCGGGCATCCTTGTTGCAGCTCTGAGGCACGAGAGAAAAAGCGAGGATTTCTATTCGGAAGTCGCAAAAAGAGTTGATGACGAGAGTTTGAAAAACTTCTTCACGATGCTTGCAAGCTTTGAAAGAGGTCACTACGAGTTAATTGACCAGTTCCTGGAAGAAGTTACCAGATTCCGGATGCAGACCTGA
- the mer gene encoding 5,10-methylenetetrahydromethanopterin reductase, which produces MKFGIEFVPSDPALKIAYYAKLSEQQGFDNVWITDHYNNRDVYSTLTVLALNTNSIKIGSGVTNSYTRNPAITASSIASIAEISGGRAVLGLGPGDKATFDAMGIAWEKPLATTKEAIQAIRGFISGQKVSMDGEMIKFGGAKLAFKAGNVPIYMGAQGPKMLELAGEIADGVLINASHPKDFEVAVEQIKKGAEKAGRDPNEVDVTAYACFSIDKDPVKAVNAAKVVVAFIVAGSPDLVLERHGIPVEAKSQIGAAIAKGDFGALMGGLVTPQMIEAFSICGTPEDCMKRIRDLEAIGVTQIVAGSPIGPDKEKAIKLIGKEIIAKM; this is translated from the coding sequence ATGAAGTTCGGAATCGAATTTGTGCCGAGCGATCCCGCCTTAAAGATCGCATATTACGCAAAGCTCTCAGAACAGCAGGGATTCGACAATGTCTGGATCACTGACCACTACAACAACCGTGATGTGTACTCCACTCTTACCGTTCTTGCCCTGAACACTAACAGTATTAAGATCGGTTCCGGTGTTACAAACTCCTACACCAGAAATCCCGCAATTACTGCATCCAGCATTGCTTCAATTGCTGAGATATCAGGTGGTAGGGCAGTTCTCGGCCTTGGACCCGGAGACAAAGCAACCTTCGATGCCATGGGTATTGCATGGGAAAAGCCTCTTGCAACCACCAAAGAGGCAATTCAGGCAATCAGAGGCTTCATTTCAGGACAGAAGGTCTCCATGGATGGGGAAATGATCAAGTTCGGAGGTGCTAAGCTCGCTTTCAAAGCCGGAAATGTACCTATATACATGGGTGCTCAGGGCCCCAAGATGCTTGAACTTGCAGGTGAGATCGCAGACGGTGTCCTTATTAATGCTTCTCATCCTAAGGACTTTGAAGTTGCTGTCGAACAGATCAAGAAAGGAGCAGAAAAAGCCGGTCGTGATCCGAACGAAGTTGATGTTACAGCATACGCTTGTTTCTCAATTGACAAGGACCCCGTAAAAGCGGTCAATGCCGCAAAAGTAGTAGTTGCTTTCATTGTCGCAGGTTCCCCTGACCTAGTTCTCGAGCGCCATGGAATTCCTGTCGAAGCAAAGAGCCAGATAGGTGCAGCCATTGCCAAGGGAGACTTCGGCGCTTTAATGGGTGGACTTGTTACTCCCCAGATGATCGAGGCATTTTCTATCTGCGGAACTCCTGAAGACTGCATGAAGAGAATCAGGGACCTCGAAGCAATCGGAGTTACCCAGATTGTTGCCGGATCTCCGATCGGTCCTGACAAAGAAAAAGCAATAAAGCTTATAGGTAAAGAAATCATTGCAAAGATGTAA
- the afpA gene encoding archaeoflavoprotein AfpA, with protein sequence MVESLNKNIKRIAWGITGSGDQMIETYSILVDIKSRTNVETMVFLSKEGETVMKWYHLWDKIQNDFPNFKVDAGPNSPFIAGPLQMGYYDFLLIAPATANTVAKIVYGIADTLVTNAVSQTGKGQTPIFILPVDQKRGSVKTSAPSGKAFELNMREVDVQNSEKLAQMENITVLKSPYEIYDIFGLERPSENIILKVKERKKKTKEEIRKL encoded by the coding sequence TTGGTAGAATCATTAAATAAGAATATTAAGCGAATAGCATGGGGAATAACAGGTTCGGGAGACCAGATGATTGAAACCTACAGCATTCTGGTTGACATTAAAAGCCGAACAAATGTTGAGACAATGGTTTTTCTCTCTAAAGAGGGCGAGACCGTTATGAAATGGTATCATCTATGGGACAAAATCCAGAACGATTTCCCGAATTTCAAAGTCGATGCAGGCCCTAATTCTCCTTTCATTGCAGGTCCGTTGCAGATGGGATACTATGACTTTTTATTGATAGCCCCGGCGACTGCCAATACCGTAGCAAAAATCGTTTATGGGATTGCAGATACACTTGTTACAAATGCAGTTTCTCAGACTGGAAAAGGGCAAACACCCATTTTCATCTTGCCTGTAGACCAGAAAAGAGGAAGTGTAAAAACTTCTGCACCCAGTGGTAAAGCCTTTGAACTTAATATGCGCGAAGTTGATGTTCAAAACTCGGAAAAGCTTGCACAGATGGAAAATATTACGGTGCTTAAAAGTCCTTATGAGATTTATGACATATTCGGGCTTGAGCGACCTTCTGAAAACATAATCCTGAAAGTGAAAGAACGAAAGAAGAAAACTAAAGAGGAAATCAGGAAGCTCTAA
- a CDS encoding thioredoxin domain-containing protein, producing the protein MDWYPWGEEAFEKAKKENKPIFLSIGYSTCHWCHVMAHESFEDEEVARLMNRAFVCIKVDREERPDIDNVYMTVCQVILGRGGWPLNIIMTPNRKPFFAGTYIPKNSRFSQTGMLELVPRIEEIWDRQHGEVLESAEKITSTIQNMISESAGESIGESILQEAYEELLISFDNEYGGFERAPKFPTPHKTFFLLRYWRRSGNPEALHMVEYSLENMYRGGIYDHLGSGFHRYSTDNMWIVPHFEKMLYDQALTATAYTEIYQVTGKRLYKEAAEGILDYVLRDLTSQEGGFYCGEDADVEGEEGKYYLWTLEEVQRILSPEESELITKVFNFSEGGNFEEEIRGKKIGTNIFYMSRSLETLAAEMNIPVDEVESRIKIAKEKLLSARNKRKRPEKDDKILTDWNGLMIAAFARGFQTFGEEKYLKAAEKAADLILRRLYSPDRRLLHRYRDGKSGISGNADDYAFLIHGLIELYEAGFKLKYLKAALCLNREFLEHFWDPVQGGFFFTADDSESLIFRKKEFADAAIPSGNSIEMLNLLRLSRITADSELEDRAQGLERAFSKLVRKMPSGYTQFLSALDFGLGPAYQVVISGKHESPDTGHMLDELWTYFIPNKVLIFRPEGKDPEIAKLAKYTKEQVPIEGKATAYVCQNYQCQLPTTEVNEMLRLLNI; encoded by the coding sequence GTGGACTGGTACCCATGGGGAGAAGAAGCTTTTGAGAAAGCCAAAAAAGAAAACAAACCTATTTTTCTGTCAATTGGATATTCCACCTGCCACTGGTGTCACGTAATGGCACATGAGTCTTTTGAGGATGAAGAGGTAGCAAGACTCATGAACAGGGCTTTTGTTTGCATAAAAGTAGACCGGGAAGAAAGACCTGATATTGACAATGTTTACATGACGGTCTGCCAGGTTATTCTTGGAAGAGGCGGCTGGCCTCTTAATATTATTATGACCCCAAATAGGAAGCCATTTTTTGCAGGAACCTATATCCCCAAAAATTCCCGTTTTAGCCAGACAGGGATGCTCGAACTCGTACCCAGAATAGAGGAAATCTGGGACAGGCAGCATGGAGAAGTCCTTGAGTCGGCTGAAAAAATCACGTCTACTATACAGAATATGATCTCAGAGTCAGCAGGAGAGAGTATAGGGGAATCAATATTGCAGGAGGCTTATGAAGAACTACTGATATCTTTTGATAATGAATACGGAGGTTTCGAAAGAGCTCCCAAATTTCCAACTCCACATAAAACTTTCTTTTTACTTCGCTATTGGAGGCGCAGTGGAAACCCTGAAGCTCTTCATATGGTTGAGTATTCTCTGGAAAATATGTACCGGGGAGGAATTTACGACCACCTTGGTTCGGGTTTTCACCGTTACTCAACAGATAATATGTGGATTGTTCCCCATTTTGAAAAGATGTTATATGATCAGGCTCTTACTGCAACTGCATATACAGAAATTTACCAAGTTACCGGCAAGAGACTGTATAAAGAAGCAGCAGAGGGAATTCTTGACTATGTGTTAAGAGACCTGACATCTCAAGAAGGTGGATTTTATTGTGGGGAAGATGCTGATGTTGAAGGAGAGGAAGGAAAATACTATCTATGGACTTTAGAAGAAGTCCAAAGGATTCTTAGTCCTGAAGAGTCCGAACTGATAACAAAAGTATTTAATTTCAGTGAAGGAGGTAACTTTGAAGAAGAAATAAGAGGTAAAAAAATCGGTACTAACATTTTTTATATGTCTCGTTCTCTTGAAACCTTAGCTGCTGAAATGAATATTCCTGTTGACGAAGTCGAGAGTCGGATAAAAATAGCTAAAGAAAAACTCCTATCAGCTCGGAACAAACGTAAAAGACCTGAAAAGGACGACAAGATTCTAACTGATTGGAACGGACTTATGATTGCAGCTTTTGCAAGAGGTTTCCAGACCTTTGGTGAGGAGAAATATCTGAAAGCTGCCGAAAAAGCCGCCGATTTAATCCTCCGGAGACTCTACAGTCCCGATAGACGACTGCTTCACCGATATCGAGACGGTAAATCCGGCATCTCCGGAAATGCCGACGACTACGCATTCCTGATCCATGGACTTATCGAGCTTTACGAGGCTGGATTTAAACTGAAATATCTTAAAGCAGCTCTTTGTCTCAATAGAGAATTTCTCGAGCACTTCTGGGACCCCGTTCAGGGGGGTTTCTTTTTTACTGCTGATGACAGTGAATCACTTATTTTCAGGAAAAAAGAGTTTGCGGACGCAGCCATACCCTCAGGAAATTCTATTGAGATGCTGAATCTTCTTAGACTTTCCAGAATTACTGCAGATTCGGAACTGGAAGATAGGGCTCAAGGGTTGGAACGCGCTTTTTCAAAACTCGTCAGAAAAATGCCCTCGGGGTATACGCAGTTTTTGTCAGCGCTTGACTTTGGCCTGGGTCCGGCTTATCAAGTGGTAATTTCCGGAAAACACGAGTCTCCGGACACTGGACACATGCTTGATGAACTCTGGACTTATTTCATTCCTAATAAAGTGCTGATTTTCAGACCTGAAGGAAAGGACCCTGAAATTGCAAAGCTGGCAAAGTATACGAAAGAACAGGTTCCTATCGAGGGAAAAGCTACTGCGTACGTTTGCCAGAACTATCAATGTCAGCTTCCTACTACTGAGGTCAATGAGATGTTAAGACTGTTAAATATATGA
- the uppS gene encoding polyprenyl diphosphate synthase — protein sequence MGIFRAGLRFLKNRIFSIFYHEYERRLQIKILNSEIPHHIAVIMDGNRRYAGQLGKDRSFGHAMGGEVIEKVIEWCYEIGVKQLTLYAFSTENFRRSEEEVDGIFNLINEKFLKLYSDSRTYEKETQVRVIGDRSKLPSFLNESIEKIEKATENYGKFYLNVAIAYGGRQDIIQAVRDIAGCISSGKLSIGEVDESLISKHLYPAPGVSVPNVDLVIRTGGDERISNFLSWQANGSECAAYFCAPFWPEFRKIDLLRSIRVYQARDAEKKQEQSYRVLKVVNFLEVGAREEKGEDLGQLQSIKKQGVS from the coding sequence ATGGGAATCTTTCGAGCAGGACTCCGTTTTTTGAAAAACCGTATATTTAGTATATTTTATCACGAGTATGAGAGAAGACTCCAGATAAAGATTTTAAATTCAGAAATTCCGCATCACATAGCTGTTATTATGGATGGGAACCGCAGGTATGCGGGGCAGCTGGGAAAAGATCGAAGTTTCGGGCATGCAATGGGGGGAGAAGTTATAGAAAAGGTAATTGAGTGGTGTTATGAGATCGGGGTAAAGCAGCTTACTCTCTATGCTTTTTCTACGGAAAATTTTCGGCGCTCTGAAGAGGAAGTCGACGGTATCTTCAACCTCATTAACGAAAAATTCCTGAAACTTTACTCTGATTCAAGGACATATGAAAAAGAGACACAGGTTCGTGTTATAGGAGATAGGTCAAAATTACCTTCTTTTCTTAATGAGTCAATTGAAAAAATAGAGAAAGCTACGGAAAATTATGGAAAGTTTTATCTGAATGTTGCCATTGCCTATGGAGGCAGGCAGGATATTATTCAGGCCGTCCGCGATATTGCAGGCTGTATTTCCAGCGGGAAACTCTCTATTGGGGAAGTGGATGAGAGTCTCATTTCAAAACATCTTTATCCTGCCCCAGGGGTCTCTGTTCCAAATGTGGATCTTGTCATACGCACCGGTGGAGATGAAAGGATTTCAAATTTCCTTTCCTGGCAGGCTAACGGAAGTGAATGTGCAGCTTACTTCTGTGCTCCTTTCTGGCCAGAATTCCGAAAAATCGATCTTCTTCGCTCAATCAGGGTATATCAAGCCAGAGATGCCGAAAAAAAGCAGGAGCAATCATATAGAGTCTTAAAAGTTGTAAATTTCCTGGAAGTAGGAGCTCGTGAAGAAAAAGGTGAAGATCTCGGACAGCTTCAATCAATTAAAAAGCAAGGAGTCTCCTGA
- the fpoF gene encoding F420H2 dehydrogenase subunit FpoF, giving the protein MPPKIAEVIEHDICAACGACEAVCPIGAVTVKKAAEIRDPNDLSLYEKGAGYLVCEGCLTCSRVCPLVDGFVENELANVRKFFAARSKENAGSQDGGVTSGILKSLFKQGKIDCAIGITRNEKWEPKVVLLTNAEDVERTRGTKYTSDPVVAALREAFEKYDRIAVVGVPCQAHSARLIRENISEKIVLIIGLLCMESFHRDVMLEKIIPEIMKVKIEDVRKMEFTKGKFWVYTSDGEVHSVPIKDVAKYARNPCHHCCDYTSVFADISVGSVGAPDGWNSVFIRTEIGEEYFDMVREEMEIMEDPKPGLELVRKLIDTKRKNNAEHFKEVCKELSFETGIRSETV; this is encoded by the coding sequence TTGCCACCAAAGATTGCAGAAGTCATTGAACATGACATATGCGCAGCCTGTGGAGCATGCGAAGCCGTATGTCCTATCGGAGCTGTAACTGTAAAGAAGGCGGCAGAAATCCGTGATCCGAATGATCTGAGCCTGTATGAAAAAGGAGCTGGGTATCTGGTCTGTGAAGGTTGTTTAACCTGCAGTAGAGTCTGTCCATTAGTAGACGGCTTCGTCGAGAATGAGCTTGCAAATGTCCGCAAGTTTTTTGCCGCAAGATCCAAGGAAAATGCCGGAAGCCAGGATGGAGGAGTTACCAGTGGTATCCTTAAATCCCTTTTCAAGCAGGGCAAAATTGACTGCGCAATCGGAATCACTCGAAACGAAAAATGGGAACCAAAAGTAGTTTTATTGACTAATGCTGAAGATGTTGAGAGGACAAGAGGAACCAAATATACTTCTGACCCGGTTGTTGCAGCTCTCAGGGAAGCCTTTGAAAAATATGATAGAATTGCAGTAGTTGGTGTGCCCTGCCAGGCTCATTCTGCACGGCTGATCCGGGAAAATATAAGTGAAAAAATCGTGCTTATCATCGGATTACTATGTATGGAAAGTTTCCATCGCGACGTAATGCTTGAGAAAATAATCCCTGAGATTATGAAAGTCAAGATAGAAGATGTCAGGAAGATGGAGTTCACTAAAGGCAAATTCTGGGTCTATACCAGTGACGGTGAGGTTCACTCCGTGCCTATCAAAGACGTAGCTAAATACGCCCGAAATCCCTGCCATCACTGTTGTGACTACACTTCAGTCTTTGCCGATATTTCCGTAGGCTCGGTCGGTGCTCCGGACGGATGGAACTCAGTCTTTATAAGGACAGAGATCGGAGAGGAGTACTTCGATATGGTCCGCGAAGAAATGGAGATCATGGAAGATCCCAAGCCTGGCCTTGAGCTTGTAAGAAAGCTTATTGATACGAAGCGCAAAAATAACGCTGAGCATTTCAAAGAAGTATGCAAAGAGTTAAGCTTTGAGACAGGAATCCGTAGTGAAACTGTCTGA
- a CDS encoding right-handed parallel beta-helix repeat-containing protein, whose translation MQKRRLGTLLLVACLILTAIPAALGAQSTKVVTVAGDGSGDYNCDGKADDVQINQALEFAAQNPGTTVHLKGPFTYDISDSLRIGSNTVLEGDSGTTIKLAKGLPVWGGRESSISEKKAMLMVRGSSASSVTIKNIVVDGSQSDYYSGVRLGTSCYNMATIVNCNGLTIQDVTFQNGCNDAMLISKSSNVMIDSVTVNKCGHDGVYAYHVNGITVKNCTFINRTNSSVRFDSVTDGVMKDNECTTSGGGYAGLELQGTLKNIEASGNYFHDLSAPAVVHLNTNETGVNIHDNRIENCG comes from the coding sequence ATGCAAAAAAGACGACTAGGAACCCTACTCCTGGTAGCATGCCTTATTTTAACAGCTATACCGGCTGCGTTAGGCGCTCAGAGTACAAAGGTAGTAACTGTTGCAGGAGACGGAAGTGGAGACTACAATTGTGATGGAAAAGCCGATGATGTCCAGATCAACCAGGCTCTTGAATTTGCTGCACAGAATCCGGGCACAACTGTCCACCTTAAAGGCCCGTTCACATACGATATAAGCGATTCTCTTCGGATAGGCAGCAATACCGTTCTTGAAGGAGATTCCGGTACAACGATTAAGCTTGCCAAAGGACTACCAGTCTGGGGTGGGCGTGAAAGCAGTATTTCAGAAAAGAAAGCCATGCTTATGGTTAGAGGCAGTTCTGCAAGCAGTGTTACAATAAAAAACATAGTTGTTGATGGTAGCCAGTCCGACTATTATTCCGGTGTCAGGCTCGGAACCTCCTGTTATAACATGGCGACTATAGTAAACTGTAACGGATTAACAATTCAGGATGTTACGTTCCAGAACGGATGTAATGATGCCATGCTTATCTCAAAGTCAAGCAACGTAATGATAGATTCCGTAACTGTAAACAAATGCGGACACGATGGTGTATACGCATATCACGTAAACGGCATTACAGTTAAGAATTGTACCTTTATTAACAGGACTAACTCATCCGTTCGTTTCGATTCCGTTACCGACGGGGTCATGAAAGACAATGAATGTACTACATCTGGCGGTGGATACGCAGGCCTGGAATTACAGGGAACTCTTAAAAACATAGAAGCTTCAGGTAACTATTTCCATGACTTATCTGCTCCTGCAGTAGTGCACTTAAACACAAACGAAACTGGTGTAAATATCCACGATAACAGAATTGAAAACTGTGGATAA
- a CDS encoding nicotinamide-nucleotide adenylyltransferase translates to MVRAFYIGRFQPYHFGHHAIIKQIAEEVDELVVGIGSAQKSHEPTDPFTAGERVLMVYNALENLPIRHYVLPIEDVRYNSIWVHHVASRTPNFEVVYSNNPLVIQLFREAGFCVKESPLYIRERYSGTEIRRRMIAGEKWEHLVPKSVVEVIKEIDGVNRLKNVSASDNNSSL, encoded by the coding sequence ATGGTGCGAGCTTTTTATATTGGACGTTTTCAACCGTATCACTTCGGACACCATGCTATAATTAAGCAGATTGCGGAAGAAGTTGATGAACTGGTTGTAGGCATAGGAAGTGCCCAGAAAAGTCACGAACCGACTGACCCGTTTACGGCTGGGGAAAGAGTACTGATGGTGTATAATGCACTTGAAAATCTTCCTATCCGACACTATGTTCTCCCCATTGAAGACGTTAGGTACAACTCCATCTGGGTCCATCACGTCGCATCCCGGACACCGAATTTTGAAGTTGTGTACTCAAATAATCCGCTGGTAATTCAGCTCTTTCGAGAAGCCGGTTTTTGCGTAAAAGAGTCTCCTCTTTATATTCGGGAAAGATATTCAGGAACGGAGATTAGGAGACGAATGATTGCAGGGGAAAAATGGGAACATCTTGTTCCGAAGTCAGTCGTTGAAGTGATCAAGGAAATAGATGGAGTAAATCGCCTGAAAAATGTTTCTGCCAGCGATAACAATTCTTCGCTATAA
- a CDS encoding flavodoxin family protein: MQETEVKTIRILGISGSPRNMATDFLVREALKIAEGKYGAETDYFSAKGKKLNFCIHCDFCIRTKEGCIHKDDISAELYDKMIWADAWIIGTPVYQGTLSAQTKTIMDRCRAVVAKNPKVFLNKVGMGIADGGDRVGGQEPAIQTILNFYVINEMIPVGGGSFGANLGGTFWSKDKGAEGVSEDSEGMRSLRRTLKKLVQTTRLVKNASSGTEHKSRPSEMQKEEGK, translated from the coding sequence ATGCAAGAAACCGAAGTCAAAACGATACGGATATTAGGAATATCTGGAAGTCCCAGAAATATGGCAACCGATTTTCTAGTCCGGGAAGCGCTAAAGATTGCAGAAGGAAAATATGGCGCAGAAACCGATTACTTTTCCGCAAAAGGGAAAAAGCTGAACTTTTGCATTCATTGCGACTTCTGTATACGAACAAAGGAAGGCTGTATTCATAAGGATGATATTTCGGCTGAGCTTTATGACAAAATGATCTGGGCAGATGCCTGGATTATTGGAACTCCGGTTTATCAGGGAACATTGAGCGCTCAGACCAAAACAATAATGGATAGGTGCAGGGCTGTAGTTGCCAAAAACCCAAAGGTTTTTTTGAACAAAGTCGGAATGGGTATTGCAGACGGAGGAGACAGAGTAGGTGGACAGGAACCCGCAATCCAGACAATCCTGAACTTTTATGTAATCAACGAAATGATACCTGTGGGGGGAGGCTCTTTTGGAGCTAACCTGGGTGGGACATTCTGGTCAAAGGATAAAGGGGCAGAAGGAGTCTCTGAAGATTCCGAAGGCATGAGGAGCCTTAGAAGAACCCTAAAAAAACTTGTCCAGACAACCCGGCTTGTAAAAAATGCTTCTTCAGGAACGGAACACAAGTCCCGGCCGTCTGAAATGCAAAAAGAAGAAGGTAAATAA
- a CDS encoding 4'-phosphopantetheinyl transferase superfamily protein, translating to MCNEYLKLPFPISLEYVPYLWQQSDILIFLVDLDNYDTFSTSYLSKIELKYLERLQTSYFKKRYIVSRTVLKHIICKIANEQSASEIFTYKNEFGKVCVLNHNELRICISYTESLAVLAISKVDVGIDIELARKLALKSTFKNFHKETSLVDETAGETDLLKIWTLKESYSKFSNKKMHLVFNKELDLNSVNYSTYILDNKYLISIVTSQRSYVTIINRLQKIECNWD from the coding sequence ATGTGCAATGAGTACTTAAAATTGCCTTTTCCCATTTCTCTTGAATATGTACCTTACCTGTGGCAACAGAGCGATATTCTTATTTTTCTTGTTGACCTGGATAACTATGACACGTTTAGTACAAGTTACCTCAGCAAGATAGAATTAAAATATCTTGAGAGGTTACAGACAAGTTACTTTAAGAAAAGATATATTGTCTCCAGAACGGTTTTAAAACACATAATATGCAAGATTGCTAATGAGCAATCAGCCTCTGAAATATTCACATACAAAAACGAATTTGGGAAAGTCTGCGTCCTTAATCACAATGAACTACGCATTTGTATATCGTATACCGAAAGCCTTGCAGTCCTTGCAATCTCAAAGGTTGACGTTGGTATTGATATTGAACTTGCTAGAAAACTAGCTCTTAAAAGTACTTTTAAAAACTTCCATAAAGAAACTTCACTTGTGGATGAAACTGCAGGTGAAACCGATCTTTTAAAAATATGGACTTTAAAAGAATCTTATTCCAAGTTTTCAAATAAAAAGATGCATCTTGTTTTTAATAAGGAACTGGATCTCAATAGCGTTAACTATTCAACTTACATTTTGGACAACAAATACTTAATCTCTATCGTTACTTCTCAGAGATCATACGTCACCATTATAAATCGTCTTCAAAAAATCGAATGTAATTGGGATTGA
- a CDS encoding cytochrome b5 domain-containing protein: MKEYTLEELAEYNGKNGKIYVAYQGQVYDVSDSYLWEDGIHQGLHDAGKDLTEEMDEAPHGPEIFKDFPVIGILKE; encoded by the coding sequence ATGAAAGAATACACACTTGAAGAACTCGCAGAGTATAACGGTAAAAATGGTAAGATATACGTTGCCTATCAGGGCCAGGTCTATGATGTATCAGACAGTTACTTATGGGAGGATGGTATCCACCAGGGACTGCATGATGCAGGAAAGGACCTTACCGAAGAAATGGACGAAGCACCTCATGGGCCTGAAATATTTAAGGATTTTCCTGTTATCGGGATTTTGAAAGAATAA